From a single Plasmodium yoelii strain 17X genome assembly, chromosome: 9 genomic region:
- a CDS encoding fam-c protein, translating to MNKRIFSLVCITLYTLLAVSIYCSEQNVSDLGNKSVRGTKETNISNEEYDIESKRETQLMNNNSKDDEGDSGFNCFNIFKRNKKNKRTKVPLTHSCNQTAGTSSNNNALPMVTVCLGKFQHAIPATDPNLLEVLLQLKGKLEKRLSNKNKSIPKKELKMQKKLSIILAKKPELLWPLLRVKEELEKESSNNNSSIPKVTLVVKNMLHEIPVKDPEHLEFFLRLKEELENYHQIENQENYFHIIIVFK from the exons atgaataaaaggATATTTAGTTTAGTTTGTATCACCTTATATACCCTTTTGGCTGTGTCAATATATTGCTCTGAACAGAAC GTATCTGATTTAGGAAATAAAAGTGTTCGTGGGACTAAAGAAACAAACATAAGTAACGAAGAATATGATATAGAATCTAAACGCGAAACACAATTAATGAATAACAATTCTAAAGATGATGAAGGTGATAGTGgatttaattgttttaatatatttaaaagaaataaaaaaaataaaagaacaAAAGTACCCTTAACTCATTCATGTAATCAAACAGCTGGCACATCTTCAAATAACAATGCTCTTCCTATGGTAACAGTGTGTTTGGGAAAATTTCAGCATGCCATTCCTGCAACAGATCCAAATCTTTTAGAGGTTTTATTACAattaaaaggaaaattagaaaaaaggctttcaaataaaaataaatctatTCCTAAGAAAGAATTGAAGatgcaaaaaaaattgaGTATCATACTTGCAAAAAAACCAGAACTGTTATGGCCTTTATTACGTGTAAAAGAAGAATTAGAAAAAGAATcttcaaataataatagttctATTCCTAAGGTAACATTGGTGGTGAAAAACATGCTGCATGAAATCCCTGTAAAAGATCCAGAACATTTAGAGTTTTTTTTACGTTTAAAAGAAGAATTGGAAAATTATCATCAAATAGAAAACCAAgagaattattttcatataataattgtattCAAGTGA
- a CDS encoding fam-c protein has translation MNKRIFSLVCIVLYLFLAVSIQCSEQKESGLRNRITRAIKKIKRSNKKNGTESKSETQLNNNNNNDPIGDKDDDDDDDDDDYYKNYQKYSEDYEENYEENYGSDKESDKCCGCFG, from the exons atgaataaaagGATATTTAGTTTAGTTTGTATCGTCTTGTACCTCTTTTTGGCTGTATCTATACAGTGTTCTGAACAGAAA GAATCTGGATTAAGAAATAGAATCACTCGGgctatcaaaaaaataaagagaagtaacaaaaaaaatggtaCAGAATCTAAAAGCGAAACccaattaaataataacaataataacgATCCTATTGGTGATaaagatgatgatgatgatgatgatgatgatgattattataaaaattatcaaaaatatagTGAAGATTATGAAGAAAATTATGAAGAAAATTATGGCAGCGATAAAGAATCAGACAAATGCTGTGGTTGTTTTGGttga
- a CDS encoding PIR protein, with protein sequence MGNQLKEEDYFFKRRNDICDKLTTLRAIFPDELNSGEYNFKGGSLNSYCPNRNCNEDINKICAGCLWLFNQLYNDSTDFSNNANDNIYIVTYILGWLSYKLNQKTENGIDKLMDFYNKHMKNVDRYKKSIENPTEYKTYIDIINKNMELMDIDIKIMSKFYDAFNNMCKMYNELSKSRTNSEEYLKYVNNFAKNYNTLFNETSGNLFKRVLPAVSNDYNYIKSILNVEYIRNQFPELQKEKKAQVSESSPKGTQIDDSSSETSKAISETKIPGSEAKVSDSEIKLSDPETTIYSSLVINKLIPIPFILVATLILLGITYKYSLFGFRKRSQKQYLRKNIKK encoded by the exons ATGGGAAATCAATTGAAAGAAGaagattatttttttaaaaggcGAAACGATATa TGTGATAAGCTTACTACTTTGAGGGCAATTTTTCCTGATGAATTGAATTCTGgagaatataattttaaaggTGGATCGCTCAATAGCTACTGCCCTAATAGGAACTGCAATGAGGATATCAATAAGATTTGTGCTGGGTGTTTATGGTTATTTAATCAATTATATAATGATAGTACAGATTTTTCGAATAATGCAAAtgacaatatatatattgttacaTACATTTTAGGgtggttaagttataagtTAAATCAAAAAACAGAAAACGGAATCGATAAATTAAtggatttttataataaacatatGAAAAATGTCGATAGGTATAAAAAGTCCATAGAAAATCCTACGGAATATAAAACTTATATTgacattataaataaaaatatggaattgatggatattgatattaaaattatgtctaaattttatgatgcatttaataatatgtgtaaaatgtataatgAGCTTTCAAAGTCGAGGACTAATAGCGaggaatatttaaaatatgttaataattttgctaaaaattataatactcTTTTTAATGAAACTAGCggtaatttatttaaacgAGTACTACCTGCTGTATCAAAcgattataattatataaaaagtatattaaatGTTGAATATATAAGGAATCAATTTCCAGAACTtcaaaaggaaaaaaaagcACAGGTTTCTGAATCAAGTCCTAAAGGAACACAAATAGATGACTCCTCGAGTGAAACATCAAAAGCAATTTCTGAAACCAAAATACCAGGTTCTGAAGCTAAAGTATCAGATTCTGAAATTAAATTATCAGATCCTGAAACGACAATATATAGTTCATTGGTAATAAACAAACTAATTCCAATTCCATTTATATTAGTTGCAACATTAATTTTGTTAGGAATTacatataag tattcgttatttggatttcggaaacgatctcaaaaacaatatttaagaaaaaatataaaaaaataa
- a CDS encoding PIR protein, giving the protein MAISKMCGKFDTFWRFFRDELKESKEYDFKSTFFNEYCHNNNNNCESDVNKINAGCLRLFNDMFGDYGSAFDSNTYKDEIVCIMIWLGYILSLKSHDEINTLNDFYSNHIQNNEEYSKNKINDQKYNNYKKIIDETKEYMDININDMSKFYELLKLLCKMNTGYTNKNSSQISEHADKFVNKYKELFNDDTNIENSTFSKVLLVLSNYYNNIEAGRHYNDISIKRPSLPTEKTSKNVNVGDSKEIKTTESSNETGKSDIEMITTISNTTLSGSSLVNKIIPVLSIFGAIAIFLGISYKYSLFGFRKRSQKQHLREKLKK; this is encoded by the exons ATGGCGATTAGTAAAATG TGTGGAAAGTTTGATACTTTTTGGAGGTTTTTTCGCGATGAATTGAAAGAATCTAAAgaatatgattttaaaagtacattttttaatgaatactgccataataataataataattgtgaAAGTGATGTTAATAAGATTAATGCTGGCTGCTTACGGTTATTTAATGATATGTTCGGTGATTATGGTTCTGCATTTGATTCTAATACTTATAAGGATGAAATAGTAtgtattatgatatggttaggTTATATATTAAGCCTAAAGTCCCATGATGAAATCAACACATTAAACGATTTTTATTCTAACCATATACAAAATAACGAGGAGTACTCTaagaataaaattaatgatcaaaaatataacaattataAGAAAATTATAGACGAAACAAAGGAATATAtggatattaatattaatgatatgtctaaattttatgaattacttaaattattatgtaagaTGAATACTGGTTATacgaataaaaatagtagTCAAATTTCAGAACATGCTgataaatttgttaataaatataaagaactTTTTAATGATGatactaatattgaaaacaGTACATTCAGTAAAGTATTACTTGTTTTAtccaattattataataatattgaagCAGGCAGacattataatgatatatcAATAAAACGCCCTTCATTACCAACAGAAAAAAcatcaaaaaatgttaatgtAGGAGATTCTAAAGAAATTAAAACAACTGAATCTTCGAATGAAACGGGTAAATCAGATATTGAAATGATAACCACAATTTCTAATACTACATTATCAGGATCGTCACTagtaaacaaaataattccagttttatcgatatttggtgcaatagcaatttttttaggaatttcttataag tattcgttatttggatttcggaaacgatctcaaaaacaacatttaagagaaaagctaaaaaaataa